Within Populus trichocarpa isolate Nisqually-1 chromosome 6, P.trichocarpa_v4.1, whole genome shotgun sequence, the genomic segment TTATCAAGAATGGTTTCAAATGGGTATGCTGGTAGAAGCAGCAGCAACTTTAGATATGGAGATGGTAATACTGTTATTACTAATACCAACTACAAGCAGCGACAGAAATACACGCAGATGGAGTCATGTTTAGTCATACCTCCACCTAAAGGTAGAAAGCCACGTGCCATCATCAAATTCCTTGGTGGTGCCTTCATTGGAGCTGTCCCTGAAGTCACTTACAGGTAATCGATCCTTTTCCTTTCAATGAACAatcttttattagtttttgttttggattttgatgttatgatttgttgttgttgttgtttcctTAATTTTGCAGTTGTTTGATTGAGCTATTGGCAAAGGATGgttatgttgttattttagtGCCTTACAACGTGACATTCGATCATTCTAAAGCTGCTGATCAAGTCTATGAGAGGTTCAATGCTTGCTTGGATTTATTACTGCAATCTGGATTGCCCCATGATGGTTTAACTGCTTCGGAGCTTGTTGGCCTTCCACTTTTTTCTGTTGGTCACAGGTGTGTTACCTGCCTTCAACTTCTAAGTAGCAAATGTGTTACCTTTTAAGAgcatttttttggaatttaattaGCAACCCAGAAATGAATTCACAcatgttttgttgttttacaTGGATGTTGAAGCAATGGGGCACTTCTCCAAGTTCTAACAGGAAGTTATTTCTGTGAGAAGATACCAAAGGTTTGGTTTCCCTTTTCTATTCTACTGGACCTTCAAGGTTTTGCTTGTCTAATAGTCAGGAAGAAAAATGGAAGTTCTGTGGTTTTCAGTGGTGGAAGCAGAACGCAGATTAtgagattttgttttagttttcaaaTAACTTGAATGTTTTATAGAGTGTGACGAAGAATGTCGTCTTTTGTCTAAGGCTAATGCCATAATCTCATTCAACAACAGGCCTGCTACAGAGGCGGTGCCATATTTTGAGCAGGTAAATATGTCCATTTCATAATACTCGGTGCCTCTTGTTTTGTTTCATGAGTTTTACTGTTACGCAAATCAAACGATTAGAGTTTCTATGCCAGGAATTGTATGCTTTCATGTCTTTCTCTTGATCAGGGTTACCTCAAGTGTGCATATGGACATGTGCCTGTATGGTGCTTGTGCATACATctgtatatttaattattgttttctttgtttgccTGAAGCTCCTTTTGCTTTGATAGAGATGCAATGAATTTGTGACGTTGGGAACGCCTTTTACCTTCAAAAGGCTTTCCTACACTGATTAGAAAGTAGTACATATGGACTTCCCAAACAAAATATGCATTTAGTAAAATTATGTGGACATTAGGGACACAAACCTAagtattgcaaagaaatttagTCAGCAACTCTTCTCTTTGATGATATGATTGACTGTAGCCTTTGtttgttcattcttctttttggGACTCAACAAAGTTTGATTTCCTAGCAGTTTCTGATTCTAAAAGCATAGGGTTTTATATTGATGATAACACTGATGTTGTCACTAGTTATATATGAACCAATAAAAAGTTCTTCGACACTCTCCATGGAAGCCCTTTGAATTTGGGCAGGAAGTGGAGTTTTTAACCCTAAGTTGTATGAGTGCATTAATCTTCCATGTTGGTCACTCAAGATGAGGCATTTGCACAACATAAGTTTCTCCTGTCTAATAAATATTCAGGTCTCCCTGTTTTTCAATGCTTCTCTACAGCTAGGTCCACTAGTTAATCAGATGATGCCTGTTTTCGAAGCTTCTCCAATGTATGCGATGGCCAGGAGTGCATCAGGTAAATTGCATATTGACTCTTCCATTTAAAATCTTGTCCTTTCCAGTTTACCTTTAGaatacaagtttttcttttggtttttaattgtcTTAGCTCACTTTGATTGTCTTCActttttctttagtttatgGAATTCCATGCATTTTATCTCGACAAATTTTCCTGCAATGTTTCATATGTAGGAGATGCATGGAAGGTTCTGCTTGATACAGCTGGAACAATTATACCTGATAGCGAACAAGAAGCCCTAATTTCATTGACCAAATTTGTTGATCAGTTGCCATCAGTATTTGGTCAGGTACTTTCATATCTACTAGAAGCTTCTATGTGAACACATTTAACATCCAGTTCCAATTTCATATAGAATGGTTTTGTTTCTCTCTACTTAAAATTTGAAACAATGACTGAGCCTTGATCGAACCATTCCTGTTGATAAATCTCCTCGTCTGtgtatatgaatttatttttaaggttcTTAGagatttgttctttttatactAGGGAGTTGAAGAATTGGAAACCCGGATTGATTATCTTAAGTTCTGAATTTTTTGTGGATTAGCAGACcaattcatctttatttttcttctgttgTAATTATTCAGTTCAATTTTCTCTAGATGGAAGCTGGTAATTTTGTGGATTCTAACTATATGCATCTATTTGACGTCATTTCTATTAGGTCACAGAAGGGATATCAGAGTTCAAGCCAACACCCTCTGAAAACCGTGATTGTTGCAGGAACTCGTATAATGTTCAACACACATTACTGGTATGCATGATGCCCTGGATGTTCCAGAATTCATACAAGTGGATAGCCTTTATATTCTGGTGTATTATAGAATTGAAGACATATATTCTGCTGTCTTAGGTGAAGTTCAACTCTGATGCGATTGATGAGACAGATGTCCTTGAAGAGACCCTGAAACCTCGTGTTGAGTCCATAGGTGGAACAATAGAAAAGGTCCAATTAAGTGGCAGCCATATCACCCCATGCATACAGGTATGTTATGCATACATCAGTCATGAATTTGCCTATATGCACAGTGTGTGTTTTGTCATCCAGCATGTACATACTCTGTGAATCATTGCCATAGCGTTGGAAGTTTCTTGTATATTTATACCAAGAATACACATCTTTGGGTTAATGTTGTGGCTTGGAGGCTAATGCTGTGAAATTCTTCCTCTTTAACAATTCAAAACCATATGCAAGTTAGGCATCCCCTCATGGAGTGAAATGTAATAGGGCATCCTCTAATATCTGATCTGTCTAGCAGACACTTCCTCTATTTCACTTTCACCTTCTCTCATGCTGAAAGTGCCCAGAGCACTGATGCTCCTTTCTCGTGCTTGCATTTTTTAAAGATTGTCCCTTGAGAACAGCCGTCTGTCCTGGAAACAAAAATCGAATTTGTTCATCACTCACCagtcaagtaaaaataaaaggatctcATTACTAGTTTTTCCAAGAGATATTTTTCCACTCAAGTCCGAACTCCAATTGTGCTTTTAAGTTCTGCTTTACATTACATCTACTTTTGGACAACATTGATTCTCATGCCGGTGGGTGATGATTGTGGATCTCTTATCTTGTACTATTGTCTACTATGGACTCATGTGGAGGTTCATTTTTCTGGAGTCTGCTTTATGCTTAAAGGCAGTAACGAGTGTTCAAGAAAGGCCACAAGCCAGAAAGCTTTAGGATACTTAATGCAAATAGCAAACGAGATATATTACACTTGACACCATTGTGAACAATATTTCCCTTAATAGTGCATGTAGAGTTGCAATTGCacccatataaatataaatagctATTAATTCCTGGCACCATGCATGTGAAGTATTGACATGCTTTGTTGCATAAGGATCCTGTGTCCTTCTGGTTTTCCTTCCTGATGGATCAAccattttatcattaaaattcatcactaacaaaaattttatttgctgcCTCTAATTAGGAACCAAAATGGCAAGCAGGTTATGTGTACACTCCTGTAGATGCCATTGCTCAAGGCCTTAAAACTCTCTCATTGAATGAGACTAAAGTCCTCTCCAGAACCATCTGTGACTGGCTCAGGTGTTTTGAAGATTTGAGTGCTTGATGTCCAGCATAAGGTTTTTTGAACGGTGCATCCTTTCATTAGAAAAAAGGAATGTCATAAGATCCTGGTTCATAAATATGGTTTGTGGTAAGTACAGATTCACCAAAGCTGATTTACCATCATGTAAATACATGCATGCTTTTGCATTAGAGTATCTTTGGTAGGCAAAGGCAAATGCATTTTGCCCCCGTAGTTGATTGAAGTTTCTGTATAGTTAAGCGtacagtctctctctctctctctctctctctctcaacaatAACTAATGAATATTTCCATGGTATCCTGCCATTATAATGCTATTTATGTCTAGAGATGTTTTGAATATTCTTGTCAGAACTTTTCGAAGAAATACAAATTCTGCTTCAGAATTGCAATAGCCCTATGTCTACCCTGGAAGTTTCAATTGAACTAAAACTCGAATGTAGAGAGATGTTTCTAGAGTGCATGTgcccttatttttatttttaatgaactCTCGATGTTGGAAAGAGCAATTACTGTACTATTGTGCTGCAACCAATGAATATACACAACTGCTACCGATTGTTGagcaatttaaacaaaaattgcTACCTGCAGAACAACTGCAGTACTTCTCTTTTATTAATCAAGGAAACGTGCCAATGCTCAATGATACATCATTTCCATCATGCACGCATTAGATTTTCTATTTGTctttgaaggaaagaaaaattcataattttagaCGACCCGAACAAAAATTGCTCCCTGCAAAACAATTATAGGTTTTTCCTTTGGCACATGCGAAATAGCCAAATCATGACAATTTATATAATCTTGATTCCTGGAAATGTTTCCCTTCATGCTGCTGCCTTCACTTTCTCAATGAGATCTGCAGCATCTTGAACAGTTGCAATGTTCTCTGCACCACCTTCGCCTATTGACACGCCGAATTGTTCTTCCAAAGCCATCATTATTTCTACCTGAAGTTATTTACAATGTTTATACATGGCTCAGCTCATGAAGTGAAAATGTCAAGCAATTACACAATGTTAACATGTACTCTTGTCTACATCAGGTTTTATTCTCTCTATGCCTTTGTAGTTACCCGAGGCCTACAGTATTATGGGATGGTAAAGAAATAGGAAAGGACACGCACCATGGATGAATAATTAAGAAAGGAtacaaaattagaagaattccATGTTAAAAGAGGGAATACCGTGTCAAGGGAGTCAGCACCCAAGTCAGCAAACTTGGTTTCAGGAGTTACTGTGCTGACTTCAACAGACAATTGCTTAGCAATGGTGCTTTGGACGGTTTCCAGGGTTTCAGGTTGAGCCTAGTCATTTAAACATTTCACTTCGTAAGCTTCACAGAATGACAtttataaagcaaaaaaaagggCAGGGTACGAGGAACTGAATTTCTCACAGAGCATGAAATTGTGGCCTTGAAGCATCTAGACCTGGTAGAGGAAATGCTAGCTGCCTTTGAGAATTGAATATTCTGGGCATGTTTTAGCCCGAAAAATAAAGGGCCTCCCTGCATTAGGAATACTGTTTGCATTACATATttatcaacaaacaaaaaaagtataattacCGCATCTTTTGTAACATAATTAGAAATGGGAGTGTCACTAACATTGACAGAGAAGCTCTTTTGCTGAACGGTGGAGAAACTGGCCCTGGTAGTGGTGGGCAGGGCAACCAGTGGACATGCAGGGGCTGCAAGGAAGCTGGCCATATGTGCTGTTCAACAGTTGCAACCCCAAAAAcggaaaaataatttgaaacaagaGAGTGAGTTGATCAAGTCTGAAGTTAATTCATGTATATATAGGGAATTTATATGAACTATCTGCCTGCACATCAGGGGAAGAGCTGATGATTCCAACATAGGTTTTTTGTCGTAGGGCCTAGGAGTTGGGCGGTCACTCCCATGGTGGCCGTCTGCTTATGAGCTAAGTTCAAAGCAGTCCTGGCTTACACttgaatgaataaattaaagataattcCAAATTTAGCTCATGAAGGAATTGGCTGGATGGCTGACGATCGATCCATAAAACACAATTTGGTGCCTTGCTGAGGATGCGAACAGGCCGCTTCTATTATTATTCCCTTCAAATAATGCTTTTTCATCATTCGGTGCCGATGATTGTTCAAAAAATCTATGGCAAATGAATGAATGATGTTCTTtcaaataaactataaataataacattttaaattatgGACACTACTTGTGCAGGAACTTATTCAATGAGAACACAGTCATCCTGCACTTCTCGAAGAAGACTTGAAAGATTTTATGATCGGGATTATTCTAGAAAACTGCATGAATTTTGTAGTTTAAGATCTCCCTGTTTAGTCTTTGTAAAGGATTCAAAAGTCCTGTTTTATTTAGAgttcttgttttcttctctcatttagGGCGTGTTTCGCATATTACGgtcaaaatattatttgctcaaaatttaaaattgttttttttgttaaaattattattttttatatatttttagattgtgttgttaaaagtaaatattacaaaataataaaaaaaattattttaatatattttttaaaaaatacttcaaaacacaatttctaccgcaatcaaaatcaattacttTACATTAACATTTTTCCAGTAATTCCTAAATCTGtccttttttcttacaatttataAGTTTATTGTTCTCAGCACTTTATTGTCATGCTTTTCTTTATGTGTAATTTACTTGCTTTCTTTACAGTTTTATTTATTGCCTTGTTTAACtttcaattgatttaattaattgctTCCTTTTCcatgtaatttaatattttttagtcttACAAGTACTTTGCTCAAAGCAATGCAATGCAAGCTCCCcgtattttaattataaatctcTATGATCTACAGCTCAACATATATAGACCTCATAGTTTATTTAGAGTAAACCTCTAGGTTTATTGGGcaacatttttttaacctatattatttttccaatatttttcaaattgtgtTAATAATCGAAAATATCCAAGGAATTGTTACTGTCCTTCTTATTTAGGGGTTACAATTCTATTTACTTTTTAGATATATAGTTTGTGCATAAACAACTTAGATAGACACCCAAGTTATTTAAGATCTAGTCCCTTGTgctttcactttttattttctataaggtaAATTATATatcacaatattttatttattttataaatatatataaactactgaaaaataaaaaaatattatctgaaaattaatatgaatctgtcataaataatattgttgcCGCAATCAAGAGGTGATAGAGATGGGACGATTTGTGTCATGTATGAAATATAGAGAAGCAGTAGAGCAATAAATATTTATGCACATTAATTGTCTTAAGATACATCAATGTTGTTAATCCTCTAGTCTGATGAAACTTGGAGGTAAGAACTCTCTAAACTATGCCTCCTTTACCCacctaaatattaattttttttttaaaaataaatttcattcctgtaaattttattttcatggttttatatgttaatatgtatttctatttatattctCTCATGTATTGGTGTCTTATAgaatattttaactttataCTAATGATTTATttcacaaaatataatttaattttatcataaaaaacaattgaaagaacaaagaccgtcatttataaaaaacaaagcctttttttttaaaaaaaagtatgaaaaaataagttttgcccttgaagttttgaattatatatgtttggtccttattattttatttttctttgtttcaatccaaaattttatttttgtcatgttCACTCTCTCGATGTTGTGGAAGGTAAGATAAAGTTGTTGAAAAAAGGTGATAAAAGAGAAAGTTATTGGTTGATTATCAAAATAGCTGAACTTGTTGTCAATGGGTtcgttttaaaaagaaaaattcaatgaaagtagtttcattctttaaacatgtcagaaaaaataaatcgagattcattaatttatttttgattaagtttgattttagttttttagactgattagaagaaattttagacttgaaaatatatttattgagatttttaagatgtttttgagttgtttttaaatataaataggttgaaaataaatttttggatgattttctGATCAATTATgatgacaaaaaaatacaaaaataaatgatatattatttgtCATGCTAAATAACATGttctttgttggaaaaaaaaagaacaaataaaagttAAGGCCCACTCGTGGTTGGACTTTTTCTTATATGCCAAGCGCATATATATGCATGACTTGCCATTAATTTTAGTAACACttggctactttttttttttttttaattaatactctctcttttacttcataaattattttgtttgattttttttaaaaaaataattgatattttagattgtttctataattttataatactttaaaaatattattttaatttatctttaaaaataattcacctCAAACTTTAGATAGATAAATTGTATTTGCATTGTTTATtcataagaacaaaaatcatatGAGCTTAGCGATTTGAGTTAAcctagaagataaaaaaaaatcgcaaGATAAAAAGGAAggccaaaataaaatatttgtatgtAAATCCGTTTTTtacttcttataaaaaaatcaacttcctATCTACTTAGGTTTTTAATCAACgttaaacatttttatttgatttatcaatttttatatttttaatctattttattaaatacacacAACATATTTGTAttcattaattaagattttttatgatatataaaaaaagcattgaTAACATTGTCCCCttcttattttacataaaaaattaacctaaaatcttACTCAAAGCTTTTTGTTCTCTCTTATACAAAAGGTTTCATACACATAGATATAGAATTAAAGATTGTATTTAAAGTTTTACAATTGTCATTCAATCTCTctattcaaagaaaaacatttgcAAATTAAAGACCATTATTTGCATTCTTTAAAATCACATATGATGACACCATCGAGtatatctgtttttttgttttaaaagttaatttttaattgtttttaatttttaattaatttttatgtgtttttatatcgttttaatgtgaagatattagaaataaattttaaaaaattaaaatattattttaatatatttaaaaaaacactttaaaaaaaaccattaccaCAATTAATTCCAAAAATTACTCTTATTTTGCAACCGCCAAAAATGAAATGGTTGTTACAACCTTAAATCCTCATTTAAACAAACATGTACAAAACCTTTTGGTATAATTTAAAGGTGTTGAGAACTTTAATTAGACCgtttataacaaaataataaagaatttatttattttctataaaaagaaCCCTACAGAAAACTGGACGGGGATAATAATCTGGGCGTGTTTGTGCATTGCATTTTGATAACACACTTGCGTACCAAGCTTGAAAAGGAGATCATCAGTTCTTTGTCTCTTTGGAAAACTGATCTAAACAGAAAAAATGTTCATTGAATGTAAAAACAAGTGCACGTGTAAAGATAATCCCCGAGCGACCTCAGCTTTGTCACTTGGTGGCTTGAATTTATCGCACAGATCCTGCTCTAATGTTTATCCTGAAATTAGGAGAATGTAGCCATAGACCAAAACACCATAGCCATATGCATCCTCCGTTTGAAAGAATAGAAAAGGATCGAGATTTTGGTGGTGATATATAGCAGGGATTATTACATGATCCTGGTACCCGTTTTTCAATCTTTATTACAATATATTCACATGGAACAAACATTACAGCTGAAGAAGTTCAAGGCTAGCTAGCCGTGACAAATTCTGGTAGAGATTTACAACTAGGAACCGCGGGAAGTAATCGGTCATGGACAGCCCATTGTTTCTTTGAATGCATACATAGCAAATTGCAACACACCCCCTCTCCTCTCTGCTACCAGTTGCATGCATGCCACCTACAACTACTATCATGTGCTAGcattcaagtgaattaattaaGGACATTATGCTACGTACCATCCCACAACgccacaaaaaagaaataacagcAACTTCGCTACAGTGGGAGTAAAAACTGCATAATAAAACAAAGGGAAATGGACCATATATATTGCACTAGCCTCTTCCTTGTTGTGGGTCACGGTCCATTTGCCGTTTGCATGCATGCCTCGCCTTGTTAAGGGGAGGGGAGATGTGGGGTAGAGAGAGCAGTCACAGAGAATGGAAAGATTGGTTTTCCTGGGTTTTTATTGGACGCGACTTGTCATTCAAAGAATCAAAACCATAAGCACGGTGAGAGTCTGGGATCCTTCGATGCTACGTCCCCTCTCACCGTCTTCTAGAAAAATAGCCTGTGATATTGCATCTCTATCAAGAATTTGTGTGCTGTATGCATGCATGGTAGTGTTTGTTGTTGGTGGTgcagattgaaaaaataatggcCCCGCAGCCACCCCCACTAATAGCGGAAAATGACCTTACATTTTGTAGGGGAAACACACAGTAAGGGGCTGCATACGCGTAGGGATCCTCTCAGGCTCAGGGACCCTTCTCCTATCTTGGCTAATTGAATCTCAATAAATgatatgaatttaatattacCATATCATAATATTGTTGTAGCAAGGAAGTTGAAGAATTGAATACTTCTTTATTTTGATAGCTAAAGTCAAATCGAATTTGAAGCACCTAGCTAGCTGAGGTACACGGGTGTCCATTGCCAATCTTTGACCATCTTTATGGCTAAGACCACAAGAGATGTCGCAAAGAAGGACATTGCATTTACCCTTAGGAAGGACTGCCCTACCTGATTAATGGATTTAttattcataatatattttaagaaaaaaaccgtataaaaaatatgttctttcTATGTATTgagaaaatatcttattttcttcGAGTGAAAATAAAGCACCAAGACATTATATATACGCCGACAATAGTTCTTGAAAGGTTGTTGACATGTAtgtattgaggttttttttttttttttttaatttttttgggtgtAAGAAGACTAGAAGGGAAGAGTAATGTATAATGGGGATATTGATTGAAGGGTGGCAGGCTTTTTTCGGCGGTGGACAGGAACAAGTGCTGCCTCCTTATTGTCCCTATCCGAGGTTCCCACGTGGCAGGGAGGAGAAGAGGGAAGGGGGAGCAGTCCCAGCAGGTTGATTTTGATTGGAGCCTTAAAGGTTTGCCCACGTGGCAATTACTGTCAGCAGACAGCACCATCCTCAAGTGGAAATGAGCCGTTTGATTATGACCCGTCACATCATGTCCGTCTGTGGCTTTGCAGGCGGTCCCACCCCCCTCTTCAAACCCTTGTTAAACGATTGGGGGAGGAAATGACCCACCCATTTTGACCTTGCGACTCACAGTTGTAAACTTCGATTCACCCTGCCCCTCCCTGCAAgcaattatcttatttaagatTTCAA encodes:
- the LOC7491973 gene encoding uncharacterized protein LOC7491973 — its product is MASFLAAPACPLVALPTTTRASFSTVQQKSFSVNVSDTPISNYVTKDAAQPETLETVQSTIAKQLSVEVSTVTPETKFADLGADSLDTVEIMMALEEQFGVSIGEGGAENIATVQDAADLIEKVKAAA
- the LOC7491972 gene encoding uncharacterized protein LOC7491972 isoform X1, producing MELATSLCYTSPNNLTADYNNNPRYPSKTKFNPPFYPWVPTRRSKTSGSSSLSRMVSNGYAGRSSSNFRYGDGNTVITNTNYKQRQKYTQMESCLVIPPPKGRKPRAIIKFLGGAFIGAVPEVTYSCLIELLAKDGYVVILVPYNVTFDHSKAADQVYERFNACLDLLLQSGLPHDGLTASELVGLPLFSVGHSNGALLQVLTGSYFCEKIPKANAIISFNNRPATEAVPYFEQVSLFFNASLQLGPLVNQMMPVFEASPMYAMARSASGDAWKVLLDTAGTIIPDSEQEALISLTKFVDQLPSVFGQVTEGISEFKPTPSENRDCCRNSYNVQHTLLVKFNSDAIDETDVLEETLKPRVESIGGTIEKVQLSGSHITPCIQEPKWQAGYVYTPVDAIAQGLKTLSLNETKVLSRTICDWLRCFEDLSA
- the LOC7491972 gene encoding uncharacterized protein LOC7491972 isoform X2: MELATSLCYTSPNNLTADYNNNPRYPSKTKFNPPFYPWVPTRRSKTSGSSSLSRMVSNGYAGRSSSNFRYGDGNTVITNTNYKQRQKYTQMESCLVIPPPKGRKPRAIIKFLGGAFIGAVPEVTYSCLIELLAKDGYVVILVPYNVTFDHSKAADQVYERFNACLDLLLQSGLPHDGLTASELVGLPLFSVGHSNGALLQVLTGSYFCEKIPKANAIISFNNRPATEAVPYFEQLGPLVNQMMPVFEASPMYAMARSASGDAWKVLLDTAGTIIPDSEQEALISLTKFVDQLPSVFGQVTEGISEFKPTPSENRDCCRNSYNVQHTLLVKFNSDAIDETDVLEETLKPRVESIGGTIEKVQLSGSHITPCIQEPKWQAGYVYTPVDAIAQGLKTLSLNETKVLSRTICDWLRCFEDLSA